A stretch of Microbispora sp. ZYX-F-249 DNA encodes these proteins:
- a CDS encoding restriction endonuclease: MTRRKSRSRLLRAWTPANSNEWIAALFVVFIATALLVQAIRALIGAIFGHWYIAAGLGFGLAIAIAATLWWQVAAVRRRSARLRHLRLTLHELDAISPQAFEFAVRDLMLRDGMNARHVGRRGDKAADVVALDDRGHRIVVQCKHTTTCGKVGANVVYQVNGTAGPAHGADVAVIVTNGSFTGGARENAAEFRIHLIGRQDLARWAADGESLQRLLRLTTPLRRRQRLRHTALTRHRSPSLREADSQEVT, translated from the coding sequence ATGACGCGCCGGAAGTCGCGTTCACGCCTGCTCCGAGCCTGGACGCCGGCCAACTCGAACGAATGGATCGCGGCCCTTTTCGTCGTTTTCATCGCCACCGCACTGCTCGTCCAGGCAATACGCGCACTCATCGGCGCGATTTTCGGCCACTGGTATATCGCGGCCGGTCTGGGATTCGGTCTCGCGATCGCCATCGCGGCGACGCTGTGGTGGCAGGTCGCCGCGGTCCGGCGGCGCAGCGCCCGGCTACGGCACCTGAGGCTGACCCTGCACGAGTTGGACGCCATCAGTCCGCAGGCCTTCGAGTTCGCCGTCCGCGATCTCATGCTGCGCGACGGCATGAACGCCAGACACGTCGGCCGCCGGGGTGACAAGGCGGCCGACGTCGTCGCCCTCGACGACCGCGGCCACCGCATCGTCGTGCAGTGCAAGCACACCACGACCTGCGGCAAGGTCGGAGCCAACGTCGTCTACCAGGTGAACGGGACCGCGGGACCCGCGCACGGCGCCGACGTCGCCGTGATCGTCACCAACGGTTCCTTTACAGGGGGAGCCCGGGAAAACGCCGCCGAGTTCCGGATCCACCTCATCGGACGGCAGGACCTTGCCCGCTGGGCCGCAGACGGCGAGTCTCTTCAGCGTCTGCTGAGGCTGACCACCCCGCTGCGGCGACGACAGCGCCTGCGCCACACCGCATTGACCCGCCACCGCAGCCCGTCACTACGGGAAGCAGATTCGCAGGAGGTCACGTGA
- a CDS encoding SCO6880 family protein, with protein MTQPREPRTYGGWRRRRGMGLLGMGVGATFAVLGAVVTLLLATALSPRMLLYLLPPVLVVALLGLAPSGGTPLAVVLLTWWRWWYGTRRGFTRFRSGPRLELPGVLAATALLSACDGYGRPFGLVWNRRSGHLTATLRVVAASPWLADPDDADTWVACWGSWLASLGHVPMLRWVSVTVETAPEPGGHLAGSVAAAIDPAAPATARAILAQLVASAPAAAAHVETRVSLTFDPAASPSAPPTLEAAVAEVSRTLEGLESALGSCGVTELGRATAAQIAAVVRGAFDPAARGEASRPQPGAPATGWADAVPLSAEELAGCYRHDSGVSVSWCWQEAPRQNVHSDVLARLVAPGPYLKRVTLQYRPLPAAAADRVLESEVTSAAFRQAYRHRLGRDETARDAFDQARARQAAREEAMGAGVCLIGMFVTVTVLDATDLPQAIAATEAAAESSKIRLRLLTGSQAAGFAATLPCGTCPPVLVRR; from the coding sequence ATGACGCAGCCGAGGGAACCGCGTACGTATGGGGGCTGGCGGCGCCGCCGCGGCATGGGGCTGCTCGGCATGGGCGTCGGCGCCACCTTCGCCGTGCTCGGCGCCGTCGTGACGCTGCTGCTGGCCACCGCGCTGTCCCCGCGGATGCTGCTGTATCTGCTGCCGCCCGTGCTCGTGGTGGCGCTGCTCGGCCTGGCGCCCTCCGGCGGCACGCCCCTGGCCGTGGTGCTGCTGACGTGGTGGCGCTGGTGGTACGGCACCCGGCGCGGCTTCACCCGCTTCCGCTCGGGTCCTCGGCTGGAGCTGCCGGGCGTGCTCGCCGCGACCGCGCTGCTGTCGGCCTGTGACGGGTACGGCAGGCCGTTCGGGCTGGTGTGGAACCGGCGCAGTGGGCACCTGACCGCGACGCTGCGGGTCGTGGCCGCCTCACCCTGGCTCGCCGACCCCGATGACGCCGACACCTGGGTCGCCTGCTGGGGTTCCTGGCTGGCCTCGCTCGGACACGTGCCCATGCTGCGCTGGGTCAGCGTCACCGTGGAGACCGCCCCAGAGCCGGGCGGCCATCTCGCCGGCAGCGTCGCCGCGGCGATCGACCCTGCCGCGCCTGCCACGGCCAGGGCCATCCTGGCTCAGCTGGTCGCGTCCGCGCCGGCCGCGGCGGCGCACGTCGAGACCCGGGTCTCTTTGACGTTCGATCCGGCGGCCTCGCCGTCGGCGCCGCCGACACTGGAGGCGGCCGTGGCTGAGGTGTCCCGTACGTTGGAGGGCTTGGAGTCGGCGCTGGGCTCCTGCGGGGTCACAGAGTTGGGGCGGGCCACCGCGGCGCAGATCGCCGCCGTCGTGCGCGGGGCCTTCGACCCGGCCGCGCGCGGTGAGGCGAGCCGGCCCCAGCCCGGCGCACCTGCCACCGGCTGGGCGGATGCCGTGCCGCTGTCGGCCGAGGAGCTGGCGGGCTGCTACCGGCACGACAGCGGGGTGTCGGTTTCGTGGTGCTGGCAGGAGGCGCCGCGGCAGAACGTGCACTCTGATGTGCTGGCCCGGCTGGTCGCGCCCGGGCCTTACCTGAAGCGGGTGACGCTGCAGTATCGGCCGTTGCCGGCTGCGGCCGCCGACAGAGTGCTGGAGAGCGAGGTCACCTCGGCGGCGTTCCGGCAGGCCTATCGGCATCGCCTGGGCAGGGACGAGACCGCGCGGGATGCCTTCGATCAGGCGCGGGCCCGGCAGGCGGCGAGAGAGGAGGCCATGGGCGCCGGGGTGTGCCTGATCGGCATGTTCGTCACCGTCACCGTGCTCGACGCCACGGACCTGCCACAGGCCATCGCCGCGACCGAGGCGGCCGCCGAGTCCTCCAAGATCCGCCTGCGGCTGCTGACCGGATCCCAGGCCGCAGGCTTCGCCGCGACCCTGCCCTGTGGCACCTGCCCACCCGTCCTGGTCCGGCGCTGA
- a CDS encoding C40 family peptidase: MARRRDPAPLMGWRWAGAAAIATVTLPLLIAVFILCQPPIPAGGAGDATPSERALADIPASYLRWYMDAAQTCPGLSWTVLAAIGKVESDHGRDPASRRPNAAGARGPMQFLPATFAAYAVDGNDDGRTDVYNPADAIPAATAYLCASGAATDVRKALFAYNHAGWYVDRVLAKAAEYSTAVPAVAGDAIGAIIAYARQQIGKPYIWGGTGPAGYDCSGIVYMAYKAAGVTIPRTTFAQWPFGVHVPTGQEQPGDLVFFSSGPGNAPGRPGHVALVIGGGQAIEARCTRCGPIKITAYRSRGNIVGYTRPLANPGVKRVLSGRAAAVPPPVPR, encoded by the coding sequence GTGGCTCGTCGACGCGATCCCGCCCCGCTGATGGGGTGGCGCTGGGCGGGGGCCGCCGCCATCGCGACGGTGACGCTCCCACTGCTGATCGCCGTGTTCATCCTCTGTCAGCCCCCGATCCCCGCCGGCGGCGCCGGGGACGCGACGCCGAGCGAGCGGGCGCTCGCCGACATTCCCGCGTCGTACCTGCGCTGGTACATGGACGCCGCGCAGACCTGCCCGGGCCTGTCGTGGACCGTGCTGGCAGCCATCGGCAAAGTCGAATCCGACCACGGCCGCGACCCCGCCTCCCGGCGCCCCAACGCGGCCGGGGCTCGCGGGCCCATGCAGTTCCTCCCGGCTACTTTCGCCGCGTACGCGGTCGACGGCAACGACGACGGCCGCACTGATGTCTACAATCCCGCGGACGCGATCCCCGCCGCCACCGCCTACCTGTGCGCCTCCGGCGCAGCCACCGACGTACGAAAGGCGCTGTTCGCCTACAACCACGCAGGCTGGTACGTCGACCGGGTGCTGGCCAAGGCCGCCGAGTACAGCACCGCCGTCCCTGCCGTCGCGGGTGATGCCATAGGGGCGATTATCGCCTACGCGCGCCAGCAGATCGGCAAGCCGTACATCTGGGGCGGGACCGGCCCGGCCGGGTACGACTGCTCCGGCATCGTCTACATGGCTTACAAGGCGGCCGGAGTGACAATCCCCCGCACGACCTTCGCGCAGTGGCCGTTCGGCGTCCACGTCCCCACGGGCCAGGAGCAGCCCGGCGACCTGGTCTTCTTCTCCTCCGGCCCGGGCAACGCGCCGGGCCGTCCTGGGCACGTCGCCCTCGTCATCGGCGGCGGCCAAGCCATCGAAGCCCGCTGCACCCGATGCGGTCCGATCAAAATCACCGCCTACCGCTCGCGCGGCAACATCGTCGGCTACACCCGCCCCCTGGCCAACCCCGGGGTCAAGCGTGTGCTCAGCGGCAGGGCCGCCGCCGTGCCGCCGCCTGTGCCGAGATGA
- a CDS encoding S1 RNA-binding domain-containing protein, translated as MIAKVGALPVACFEGEIGYAGSNEMPNPALNQREVDFLRTLRRGQIITGRVTEIADFGVIFVDIGAFTATINVPELSWRPINHPSDVVTVGQEVTTEILDVDVECGRVSLSLRALQEDPLIGIQQQIGRTVTGPVTKVLPFGAFVRVDDPTNGLEGLVPSSDLAGRDVEIGDLLAVEIVHVDVTRRRIELALAARQA; from the coding sequence ATGATCGCTAAGGTAGGAGCGCTGCCCGTCGCCTGCTTCGAAGGCGAGATCGGGTACGCCGGGAGCAATGAGATGCCGAACCCAGCCCTCAACCAGCGTGAAGTGGACTTCCTGCGAACACTTCGCCGGGGTCAGATCATCACAGGAAGGGTCACCGAGATCGCCGACTTCGGCGTGATCTTCGTGGACATCGGTGCATTCACCGCGACGATCAACGTCCCTGAGCTGTCGTGGCGGCCCATCAACCATCCTTCCGATGTCGTCACCGTCGGCCAGGAGGTCACGACGGAAATCCTCGACGTCGATGTCGAGTGCGGGCGCGTGTCGCTCTCTCTCAGGGCGCTACAGGAAGACCCGCTGATCGGCATCCAGCAGCAGATCGGCCGCACGGTTACCGGCCCGGTCACCAAGGTTCTTCCCTTCGGCGCCTTCGTCCGCGTCGACGACCCGACAAACGGTCTCGAGGGCCTCGTACCCAGCTCCGATCTCGCCGGCAGGGACGTCGAGATCGGCGACCTCCTCGCCGTGGAAATCGTTCACGTCGATGTCACCCGGCGACGGATCGAACTCGCCCTTGCAGCGAGGCAGGCATGA
- a CDS encoding ParA family protein codes for MSVTPVPEAALPEGHADTSTWLAHDIKSVANVVALMMRKGGAGKTTLTLLLADALARFGLHVLVVDLDPQGNSSIGLGHKVVLEQTGETKLGKKPIMTPTEPTVLEVIEADTEGVADDAIQIVDWGYDPDEPFHRGGPLFPGRVGRIGVIPSYRALEVAAATWRPNDLEKLANALLLPSEKGGIAPNAKWDVVLIDTPPGGSLISIMAAKAAYRALLVTQAQRFGVEAIPETLLLVDDIRESYKHDELDVLGLVFNEYTERSQTQRHLMAEVDAEQQREGSPYEVDVWKGRVPNYTVVDKSQNAEAPLSAFLTSSSDREPARKVCQVAEGVAIQLLEAIGHPRAGEVKQAWKQAWPADLRMPIIREV; via the coding sequence ATGTCGGTCACACCGGTACCGGAAGCCGCTCTCCCCGAAGGGCATGCGGATACGTCCACCTGGCTTGCCCATGACATCAAGTCGGTCGCCAACGTCGTCGCGCTGATGATGCGTAAGGGTGGCGCTGGTAAGACCACGCTGACGTTGCTGCTCGCGGATGCCCTGGCTCGGTTCGGGCTCCACGTCCTGGTTGTCGACCTCGACCCGCAGGGCAATAGCTCGATCGGCCTGGGCCACAAGGTGGTGCTGGAGCAGACCGGAGAGACGAAGCTCGGCAAGAAGCCAATCATGACGCCCACCGAGCCCACAGTCCTTGAAGTGATCGAGGCGGACACGGAGGGTGTGGCGGACGACGCGATCCAGATTGTCGACTGGGGTTATGACCCGGACGAGCCGTTCCACCGTGGAGGCCCGCTGTTCCCGGGAAGGGTCGGCAGGATCGGCGTCATCCCTTCCTACCGGGCACTGGAGGTGGCGGCCGCGACATGGCGGCCGAACGATCTGGAGAAGCTGGCGAACGCACTGCTGCTTCCGTCGGAGAAGGGTGGCATCGCTCCCAACGCCAAGTGGGACGTCGTACTCATCGACACCCCACCCGGTGGCTCCCTGATCTCGATCATGGCAGCCAAGGCCGCGTATCGCGCGCTGCTCGTGACCCAGGCGCAGCGGTTCGGTGTGGAGGCCATCCCGGAGACGCTGCTGCTGGTCGACGACATCCGGGAGAGCTACAAGCATGACGAGCTCGACGTGCTCGGTCTGGTGTTCAACGAGTACACCGAGCGGTCGCAGACGCAGCGCCACCTGATGGCAGAGGTCGACGCCGAGCAGCAGCGGGAGGGCTCACCGTACGAGGTCGACGTCTGGAAGGGCCGGGTGCCCAACTACACAGTGGTCGACAAGTCGCAAAACGCGGAAGCCCCCTTGTCGGCCTTCCTGACCTCCAGCTCGGATCGCGAGCCTGCGCGGAAGGTGTGCCAGGTCGCCGAAGGGGTGGCCATCCAGCTCCTGGAGGCGATCGGCCATCCGCGTGCGGGTGAGGTGAAGCAGGCGTGGAAGCAGGCGTGGCCTGCCGACCTGCGCATGCCGATCATTCGGGAGGTGTGA
- a CDS encoding effector-associated constant component EACC1: MHVLVAIAAEDRSDQIRDLYSWLSDEPELRGRVRIREVAGPPGALGPMADGLQVALGAGGAVASLASVLIAWLRTRGGEIGVTLTRGEGETRVEVTAKGVKALDLAGTQALTAHLVRALKDAGADDDD, translated from the coding sequence TTGCACGTATTGGTGGCCATAGCAGCCGAGGACCGTTCGGACCAGATTCGTGACCTCTACTCATGGCTCAGTGACGAGCCCGAGCTGCGTGGACGCGTTCGCATCAGGGAAGTCGCCGGGCCACCCGGCGCCCTCGGTCCGATGGCGGACGGTCTGCAGGTCGCGCTCGGTGCGGGAGGGGCGGTGGCGTCGCTGGCGAGCGTGCTGATCGCGTGGTTGAGAACCCGTGGTGGTGAGATCGGCGTGACCCTGACCAGAGGCGAAGGCGAGACCCGGGTGGAGGTGACGGCCAAGGGCGTGAAGGCATTGGATCTCGCCGGAACGCAGGCGCTGACCGCGCATCTCGTCCGAGCGTTGAAGGACGCCGGTGCCGATGACGACGACTAG
- a CDS encoding caspase, EACC1-associated type gives MGSGTYAAGSRLTHVPSVAATVGDLAACLVDRAGLDPSNLSTLIDPADPAEFGTALVRAAQRARDVLVVYYVGHGLVSARNELHLATRSTIDLTQGIASHQAVPYSIVREVLADCPAQLVLVVLDCCFSGRAQGSTVRADVDEAFDTAQRGMYVLTSTSRDEAAWAPEGQRHTAFSGALITLLMAGDPAAPPLLTLDHLYRSLARTLTERGLPRPRRQAADYADQQPLVSNAAYRNVPKPVRRSQEGTGDFSPYRGLAAFGPEDADFFFGRTNLTASLIRRVLHAPSRTGPLIVIGPSGSGKSSLLRAGLIPSLSRASGRGEPGAGFMVFTPGDDPVGVLAARFSSIAGLPREHLRGQIEADPAALRRILAHRRPKAVRPIIIIDQFEEIFTACPDENQRRIFIRALQEASCDLARPAPAVVVLAVRADFYAHCTDHPELLAALDHPVVVGPMTTAQLREAIESPAALAGLALQDGLVDLLLDDLGTGAQAAGAAGGVLPLLSHALLATWHQREGRTLTLAGYRASGGIARSLAQTADAVLAGLDPASRHTARWLLPRLIRVGEDTQDTRRRVPLADLIPSAGAPDHPDVRQILDHFVRARLVTVDEDAVEITHEALIRGWPQLRSWVEADRATLLALQQLDGDAGTWLRHGRDAAFLYQGTRLDAAVEAARRWEAGHSRREFALNEVQRAFLGASLKQTARRNRLRAVITASLVTLLIIALAAAGLAEARRRTANEQTAVAEAQRDLALAPLVAARADSLRHTDPVRAMLLSVASWRIAHVPAAQGSLYAALDQVERSVVTIPANAAGYEFRRNATTVVAFGASGGGIWDAASGRRVRTLDIPDSGIATPAGRASATGVSFNTFALSPDGRTLALVTKKGRVRLYDAGSGRRVGEEFGSEIKSVRFSQKGKWLIVDKGQVEPYDYVLEAWDVARQALIHHAESSRRLFAVSPDDRLAAYMGLNQDTVVWDLMAGRRLFTLGKESFSTETDTETLGIAFSPDGRYLALGRDHGGGPRLWDLADGSIVQDQNGNDTYDGGSVQTLRFSSDGRFLAGFDSERSLHIWRTYDHLPLLVYRPAYENIFDFGFDADAGSLRLLADGGAVLTLGLRTLTHPLKVQGAYMNGDGSVLLSENGTATKLLDPRTLKAMGSVPAGFDSLEVGPRGRTIAVQRGARLTIVSAAGEVTVTLPGRPPEGDWNNFLYGMTISPDGTMLAVMGEFGNDSGRQTVLLYDVASGRLLHTAKIDAGTSSAGLMAFQPGGRLLALSTFPGRVLDLRSGKLLPGRFGPESDRMLDLAFSPDGKLIATGGVDGRVTFWDANTLTKTGLSLPGHTGGVNSLEFSTKGGLLAVSAVDGVRIWDTATRRQLGPVLTTLGGLMSALDRDMTFAPDGSALYTTGRDDREEAWFSDFPTDPERAVAALCARVRTTLTRAEWGRLIPEAPYRDVCPARA, from the coding sequence GTGGGATCGGGCACCTATGCAGCCGGGTCCCGATTGACCCATGTTCCCTCCGTTGCGGCAACGGTCGGCGATCTCGCGGCCTGCCTTGTCGATCGTGCTGGACTGGATCCGTCCAACCTCTCGACGCTGATCGATCCCGCCGATCCGGCAGAGTTTGGGACCGCCCTCGTCCGGGCAGCGCAGCGGGCGCGAGATGTCCTTGTCGTCTATTACGTGGGCCACGGCCTGGTCAGTGCGCGCAACGAACTTCATCTGGCGACGCGTTCCACTATCGATTTGACCCAGGGGATTGCAAGCCACCAGGCTGTGCCGTACTCGATCGTGCGTGAGGTCTTAGCCGATTGCCCGGCGCAGTTGGTGCTCGTCGTCCTTGATTGCTGTTTCTCCGGACGCGCGCAGGGGAGCACCGTGCGCGCGGACGTCGACGAAGCCTTCGACACCGCTCAGCGGGGAATGTACGTGCTCACCTCCACGAGCAGGGACGAGGCGGCCTGGGCGCCGGAGGGTCAGCGACACACTGCCTTCTCCGGTGCCCTCATCACCCTGCTCATGGCGGGGGATCCCGCCGCGCCGCCGTTGTTGACTTTGGATCACTTATACCGGTCACTGGCCCGCACGCTTACGGAACGCGGTCTTCCGCGACCTCGGCGCCAGGCAGCCGACTACGCCGACCAGCAGCCGCTGGTCTCCAACGCCGCCTATCGGAACGTTCCAAAGCCGGTGCGGCGTAGCCAGGAGGGGACAGGGGATTTCAGCCCTTACCGGGGTTTGGCCGCCTTCGGCCCGGAGGATGCCGACTTCTTCTTCGGGCGTACGAACCTCACCGCGAGCTTGATCCGCCGGGTGCTGCACGCACCGTCACGCACAGGGCCACTTATCGTGATCGGACCGTCGGGGTCGGGAAAGTCTTCACTGCTGCGCGCTGGTCTCATCCCCTCGCTGTCTCGAGCATCAGGCCGAGGCGAACCCGGCGCCGGTTTCATGGTCTTCACTCCGGGTGACGACCCTGTTGGCGTGCTCGCGGCACGGTTCTCCAGTATCGCCGGCCTGCCTCGGGAACACCTACGGGGACAGATCGAAGCCGATCCCGCTGCCCTGAGACGAATTCTTGCTCATCGGCGCCCCAAAGCGGTGCGCCCGATCATCATCATCGATCAGTTCGAGGAGATCTTCACCGCGTGCCCGGACGAGAACCAGCGCCGGATCTTCATCCGGGCACTGCAGGAGGCGTCCTGCGATCTCGCCCGCCCCGCGCCTGCAGTGGTCGTCCTCGCGGTCCGAGCGGATTTCTACGCGCACTGCACGGATCACCCGGAGCTCCTGGCTGCCCTTGACCACCCCGTGGTCGTTGGCCCGATGACCACGGCGCAGCTCCGCGAAGCCATCGAAAGCCCGGCCGCGCTCGCCGGGCTCGCCCTTCAGGACGGCTTGGTGGATCTCCTCCTCGACGACCTCGGGACCGGAGCGCAAGCGGCAGGCGCTGCCGGAGGCGTTCTGCCGCTGCTGTCCCACGCCCTGCTCGCTACCTGGCACCAGCGCGAGGGCCGGACGCTGACCCTGGCCGGATACCGCGCAAGCGGCGGAATCGCGCGATCGCTCGCGCAGACCGCCGATGCTGTGCTGGCAGGTCTCGACCCAGCGAGCCGCCACACCGCGCGATGGCTCCTACCCCGCCTCATCCGGGTTGGCGAAGACACGCAGGACACCAGAAGGAGAGTGCCGCTCGCCGACCTGATCCCGTCGGCCGGTGCACCGGACCATCCCGACGTCCGGCAGATCCTCGACCACTTCGTCCGGGCCCGTCTGGTCACAGTGGACGAGGACGCGGTGGAGATTACACACGAGGCCCTTATCCGCGGCTGGCCCCAGTTGCGCTCCTGGGTCGAAGCCGATCGCGCCACCCTGCTGGCACTGCAGCAGCTCGATGGCGATGCCGGCACGTGGCTCCGGCATGGTCGCGACGCTGCCTTCCTTTACCAGGGCACTCGTCTCGACGCCGCCGTCGAGGCAGCCAGGCGCTGGGAGGCTGGCCACTCACGACGCGAGTTCGCGCTCAATGAGGTGCAACGGGCGTTCCTCGGCGCGAGTTTGAAGCAGACCGCCCGCCGCAATCGCCTGCGCGCAGTGATCACGGCGAGCCTCGTGACACTCCTGATCATCGCCCTGGCGGCGGCGGGTCTCGCCGAAGCTCGACGACGTACGGCGAACGAGCAGACCGCCGTAGCCGAGGCGCAGCGTGACCTCGCCCTCGCCCCCCTCGTCGCCGCGCGAGCGGACAGCCTGCGCCATACCGATCCTGTCAGGGCCATGCTGCTGAGCGTCGCCTCATGGCGGATCGCCCACGTCCCGGCTGCCCAAGGCAGCCTCTACGCGGCGCTGGACCAGGTGGAGCGATCGGTCGTCACCATCCCCGCCAACGCTGCCGGGTACGAGTTCCGGCGCAACGCCACGACAGTGGTCGCGTTCGGCGCCAGCGGCGGCGGCATCTGGGACGCCGCCTCGGGCAGGCGAGTGCGAACGCTCGACATCCCCGATTCGGGCATCGCGACGCCGGCAGGCCGGGCGTCGGCGACGGGGGTGTCTTTCAATACCTTCGCGCTCAGCCCGGACGGCCGCACACTGGCACTCGTCACCAAGAAGGGTCGTGTGCGGCTCTACGACGCCGGATCAGGCCGACGAGTCGGCGAGGAGTTCGGGTCGGAGATCAAGTCAGTGCGGTTCAGCCAAAAGGGGAAGTGGCTAATTGTCGACAAGGGTCAGGTCGAGCCCTACGACTACGTGCTCGAAGCATGGGACGTGGCGAGGCAGGCCCTGATCCACCATGCGGAATCGAGCCGGAGGCTATTCGCGGTCAGTCCGGACGATCGCCTCGCGGCTTACATGGGCTTGAACCAAGACACTGTCGTTTGGGACCTGATGGCCGGAAGAAGGCTCTTCACCTTGGGAAAGGAATCGTTCAGCACCGAGACGGACACCGAAACCCTGGGCATCGCCTTCAGCCCGGACGGTCGATACTTGGCCCTTGGACGTGACCACGGCGGCGGACCCCGGCTGTGGGACCTCGCGGACGGCAGCATCGTCCAGGACCAGAACGGCAACGACACCTACGACGGAGGCAGTGTCCAAACGCTGCGTTTCAGTTCCGACGGGCGCTTCCTCGCGGGATTCGATAGTGAGAGGTCATTACACATCTGGCGCACGTACGACCATCTTCCGCTCTTGGTCTACCGGCCCGCGTACGAGAACATCTTCGATTTCGGATTTGACGCCGACGCCGGGTCGCTCCGGCTCCTGGCGGACGGGGGAGCCGTACTGACGCTGGGCCTCCGGACACTCACTCATCCGCTGAAGGTTCAGGGCGCGTACATGAACGGTGACGGGTCGGTCCTGCTTTCCGAGAACGGCACCGCGACCAAGCTGCTGGACCCCCGCACTCTCAAGGCCATGGGGAGCGTGCCGGCCGGTTTCGACAGCCTCGAGGTTGGGCCACGCGGGCGGACGATCGCCGTGCAGAGAGGCGCTCGCCTCACCATTGTCAGCGCGGCCGGCGAGGTCACCGTGACGCTGCCCGGCCGCCCCCCCGAGGGCGATTGGAACAATTTCCTCTACGGAATGACGATCAGTCCCGACGGGACCATGCTGGCAGTGATGGGCGAGTTCGGGAACGACTCGGGCCGCCAGACGGTGCTGCTTTATGACGTCGCATCCGGGCGCCTGCTGCACACGGCCAAAATCGATGCCGGCACCAGTTCGGCCGGGCTCATGGCGTTTCAGCCGGGGGGACGTCTTCTGGCGCTGAGCACCTTCCCCGGACGCGTCCTCGACTTACGGTCGGGGAAGCTGCTGCCCGGCCGGTTCGGCCCGGAATCGGATCGGATGCTCGACCTAGCGTTCAGTCCCGACGGCAAACTGATCGCCACCGGCGGTGTGGATGGACGGGTGACCTTCTGGGACGCGAACACTTTGACAAAAACCGGTTTGAGCCTGCCCGGTCACACGGGCGGCGTCAACTCGCTCGAGTTCTCCACCAAGGGTGGGCTGCTCGCCGTCTCCGCTGTCGACGGCGTACGCATCTGGGACACCGCGACCCGGCGGCAACTTGGGCCCGTGCTGACCACCCTCGGCGGCTTAATGTCCGCCCTCGACAGGGACATGACCTTCGCCCCCGATGGGTCGGCCCTCTACACGACGGGACGGGACGATAGGGAAGAAGCCTGGTTCTCGGACTTTCCCACCGACCCCGAGCGAGCCGTTGCGGCGCTGTGCGCCCGGGTGCGCACCACTCTAACCCGCGCGGAGTGGGGCCGCCTCATCCCGGAAGCCCCCTACCGCGACGTGTGCCCGGCACGGGCCTGA